The genomic region TTCGTCCACATGGACTTTTGCCAATTCGAGCAAAATAAAAGTTTTAAAATGCAAAACTTTCCAGAACAACAACTGCGGGANGCTGTNGCAATTATAGTNATNTGCATTGGACTGCTTGTATGGNTTAANGCAGGATTCTTTGGGCATGAGTTATTGGCCCAAATAGCCATATTAGCGATTTTTGCTATGAGCTTGGATTTGTTAGCAGGTTATAGCGGGCAGGTATCTCTGGGTCATGCGGCTTTCTTCGGTACAGGAGCATATGGGACAGCGGCATTGACGGCTATCTGGGGCTGGCCCTTGTCAGTTGCAATGCCAATATCAATAATAATTNCTGCTGGATTAGCNTTTTGCGTAGCGATTTTTGCAGTGCGGTTGAGCGGTATATTTTTCCTAATGGTTACTCTTGCTATTGGTGAGGTGTTCCATTCGTTCTTTTTTAGGGTCNGAGTTTTTGGTGGGGACGANGGTTTAGGTGGAATACCAAGGTTAGATTTAGGTGCTATTGGCATTGATTTATTAAGTCCAATAAGTTTCTCCATGTTNACTNTAATTACTGTGGCNTTGGTTTATTGGGGNTTATCTTATATCTCCCGATCCTCCTTTGGCGCAGTCATTTCAGGTATACGANAAAATGAGTCCCGTATGGCTGCTCTGGGNTGTAAGGTCCGNTCATANAAANTTTGGACATTCACCATTGCAGCGAGNCTAGCTGCTTTGGCGGGGTCGCTCTCTGCTCAGCACGATGGCTTTGTCTCTCCAGATCTTATTTCTTGGACCGCCTCAGGGGAGGTGCTTATTGTAGTGATTGTCGGTGGAATGAGCAGTCTCGTGGGACCGATAATCGGGGCAGTAGTAGTTGTTCTGCTTGCGCACTATGTAAGCGGTCTAACCAACTATTGGATGTTCTTTATGGGCCTCTTTTTTGTTGCTGTGGTGCTCGCAGGAGGCCAGGGTATTTATGGCNTGTTCGAAAGGACTTGTAGAAGATTGCACAATGTTAAACGTTAATAACTTGTCTAAATCTTTTGGTGCNTTGCAAGTTACCCAAGGTGTTTCTTTNCATCTTAATAAGGGTGCCCGCCATGCTCTTGTCGGCCCCAATGGAGCGGGGAAAACCACCCTGTTTAATNTACTCTCAGGTGAATTGCCTCCTGATTCAGGNCGCATTATTTTTGAGGGAACGGACATTACTTCATACAACAGGTGGAGAAGGGTACAGGCTGGGATATCTCGTTCATTTCAGGGAAGCAATCTTTTCCTAGAATCTTCGGTCCTCGAAAATATTATCCTAGCCCTGCTAGCGCACCGTAGCCCGGCAACCAATGTTTTGAAGAAGTTAAATTCAGAGCGGGGCCTCAAGGAGAAAGCATTGGTGATCGCAACAAAGGTTGGTCTGAAGGATCAACTAGCAGAGAAAGTGGGGGATTTGGCTTATGGCTCCCAGAGNCAACTTGAAGTGGCGCTGGTTCTAGCNTTATCTCCAAAAGTGATGCTCCTGGATGAGCCAACAGCTGGGATGAGCTTAGCGGAAAAAAAAG from Rhodospirillaceae bacterium harbors:
- a CDS encoding branched-chain amino acid ABC transporter permease, which encodes MDFCQFEQNKSFKMQNFPEQQLRXAVAIIVXCIGLLVWXXAGFFGHELLAQIAILAIFAMSLDLLAGYSGQVSLGHAAFFGTGAYGTAALTAIWGWPLSVAMPISIIIXAGLAFCVAIFAVRLSGIFFLMVTLAIGEVFHSFFFRVXVFGGDXGLGGIPRLDLGAIGIDLLSPISFSMXTXITVALVYWGLSYISRSSFGAVISGIRXNESRMAALGCKVRSXKXWTFTIAAXLAALAGSLSAQHDGFVSPDLISWTASGEVLIVVIVGGMSSLVGPIIGAVVVVLLAHYVSGLTNYWMFFMGLFFVAVVLAGGQGIYGXFERTCRRLHNVKR
- a CDS encoding ABC transporter ATP-binding protein, which gives rise to MACSKGLVEDCTMLNVNNLSKSFGALQVTQGVSXHLNKGARHALVGPNGAGKTTLFNXLSGELPPDSGRIIFEGTDITSYNRWRRVQAGISRSFQGSNLFLESSVLENIILALLAHRSPATNVLKKLNSERGLKEKALVIATKVGLKDQLAEKVGDLAYGSQXQLEVALVLALSPKVMLLDEPTAGMSLAEKKEMLSIIESLSRNLSILIIEHDMDVVFHLSNWVTVLDDGKILFEGTPEDARKSDEVRSRYLSEV